A region of Larimichthys crocea isolate SSNF chromosome X, L_crocea_2.0, whole genome shotgun sequence DNA encodes the following proteins:
- the pdcd11 gene encoding protein RRP5 homolog isoform X2: protein MASVEEDFPRGGTAKKHAESKIVVQRTEVDNLFQSNEPVETKKRKGAVKDDGKKLKKPKTGKEKEGLTLNAAAKCVEILHLKNVKEGMLMLGSVKEVTDFEVTVSLPCGMQGYLSIKHICDSYAKLLTEQLDSADTEEICSLPHLLYPGMVFRCMVAKLDTAKSGSLSIRLSIDPKQVNKALTSSSLKAGMILSGCVESVEDHGYIVDIGIKGTKAFLPRKSVKDKHNNSEELKVGQYLTSQVEEVKNEGRVVHLSVSPPNVAQAYAEPEQGWNLTNLLPGLLVKATIKKVTKHGLILDFLSSFSGQVDFLHMEPDQASSYTEGAEVRACVLYVEPSTRLVALSLRSYLLQPGAKVDPLPAGGDRIGEVVKDCKMTAMHHMSGAMLELPDKTKAFVHRNHLKESKEPSNENRVMAMPEHTCRILDFSPMDQIHFVSLRKTMIEKPFYRYHDLQAGQIVEGTVSVLLHHGMVVHLSDHIKGLVPRTHLSDILLKNPEKKYMEGMKIKCRVLTVEAENKKLYLTRKKALIESPLPLFLSYADARPGRVSHGYVVCIKDFGCIVRFYNNVKGLVPLRELSSEPILTPQEVFYVGQVLKAKVLQCDPDKSKMVLSFKAAVEGVTEAPPKPEFDCEVGKRLEARVLKKLLNGLEVAILPDEFRAVLPTMHLSDHMSNCPLLWESLQEGDSVSNLICFNNTKQNVSLTKKPTVRWSLEEGVVAKDFSEIKVGMQLIGWIKNIMAYGVFVEFPYGLVGLAPKSAMTDKFLSDTTAAFQLGQTVFAKVTNLDEEKRRFLVTLKISEVTSPEGDVQTRLINGLQERKVVTEMLAMRDNSDLHQQLAALSVGEKLKLTVDTVTDSGAIFTSDDLAGATIQATKHHVMGSKLTPGQKVTAAILHIDIMSTCIHVSILSKLLGKKKSLTEGSKYTAIIQHIDKDFAVISLDDTAQLTVIQTRSHLNEVSLFESDKLKAGMTLAVEVIEPSCQEVQGLALVSWHRTASKRQRTASENQPGSKGHCFGDIVQGKVRTVKPTSIQITLEDGSTGNVHVSEVVEVSEVCQGYFPTSSVKVGSMVTARVIGGREASSHRFLPFSHPKYTYTIPELTLILSKLDKSTNLKPVTPKDKLNSYKVGEEITCFVSKFNPEKKSLEVTSDLCVTGTVELLAMITDPKDAGHPEKLYKLGQAVRAQVVEVNAKPQRLVLSLTGVHKLEKGTVTLGMVTNILPQVGLMVKLPFGSMGTVAVTDLADAYKPNLLKGYSKNQLLRCFLLGSENGKWRLSLRPSRLNPQQAKPVKDPEVLSINELKTGQIIRGFVKSVGEQGIFIRLSWSITGRAELQKSTKYFVSNHKVLSEHLPPNTLLTTKIASIDKEEELVNLSLLQEDTGKPDILPESLSLPLRLIGEEKKTYDQKKKRKLSESEQKQAEVPKKKKKKTKKAKTDDSDSGVEVYFREEEEDEEEPKSDAVMQSSVGPSRLQVAAGFSWDVGLSSLKPASTAEEADFSDGEDQDRSSKPQKKTRHELEQEKKAAEKALVEREAQLMDPSLRPQDSAAFERLLLGSPNSSLLWLQYMAHHLQATQIEQARAVAERALKTISFREEQEKLNVWVALLNLENMYGTEESLKKVFERAQQFCEPMPVYQQLADIYAKSDKTKEAEGLYKTMVKRFRQNKAVWLNYGTFLLQQGQSDAASALLQRALKSLPSKESVDVIGKFAQLEFRYGDAEKGRAMFDKVLTSYPKRTDLWSVFIDLMVKHGSQKDVRALFDRVIHLSVSVKKIKFFFKRYLEYEKKNGTPQSVQAVKEKAMEFVEAKGTEAAN from the exons ATGGCATCAGTGGAAGAGGACTTCCCTCGAGGGGGGACGGCAAAGAAACATGCTGAGAGTAAAATAGTGGTGCAGCGGACAGAAGTGGACAACTTGTTCCAG TCAAACGAACCAGTGGAAACTAAGAAAAGAAAGGGGGCGGTCAAAGATGACGGCAAGAAGCTCAAGAAACCGAAGACgggcaaagaaaaagaaggtctGACGCTGAATGCAGCAGCCAAGTGTGTGGAAATCCTACATCTCAAG AATGTGAAGGAGGGTATGCTGATGCTGGGCAGTGTGAAGGAGGTAACAGACTTTGAGGTGACTGTCAGCCTCCCTTGTGGCATGCAAGGCTACCTGAGCATCAAGCACATCTGTGACTCGTACGCCAAGCTGCTCACAGAGCAACTGGATTCAGCTGATACAGAG GAGATCTGCTCTTTACCACACCTCCTCTACCCTGGCATGGTGTTCAGGTGTATGGTTGCCAAGTTGGATACAGCCAAAAGTGGCTCTCTAAGCATCCGGCTGTCAATCGATCCAAAGCAGGTCAACAAGGCTCTCACCTCAAGCTCTCTGAAAGCTGGCATG ATCTTGAGTGGATGTGTGGAGAGTGTGGAGGATCATGGCTACATAGTTGACATCGGCATCAAAGGAACCAAAGCCTTCCTACCCAGGAAATcagtaaaagacaaacataataACTCAGAAG AGCTGAAAGTGGGTCAGTATCTGACTTCTCAAGTGGAAGAAGTGAAGAATGAAGGACGTGTGGTCCACCTTTCTGTCAGCCCCCCGAACGTCGCACAGGCCTATGCTGAACCCGAGCAGGGCTGGAACCTCACTAACCTTCTGCCTGGTCTTCTGGTCAAAGCTACGATCAAAAAG GTGACCAAACATGGACTGATCCTGGACTTCCTGTCCTCCTTCAGTGGCCAGGTGGACTTTCTCCACATGGAGCCAGATCAGGCATCCAGCTACACAGAGGGAGCCGAG GTTCGGGCATGTGTGCTGTATGTGGAGCCGTCAACTCGCCTGGTAGCCCTGAGCCTGCGCAGCTACCTCCTTCAGCCCGGGGCCAAAGTTGACCCCTTGCCTGCTGGAGGTGATCGCATTGGAGAGGTTGTGAAGGACTGCAAGATGACTGCTATGCACCACATGTCTGGAGCCATGTTGGAACTGCCAGACAAAACGAAGGCCTTTGTACAT AGGAACCACCTGAAGGAGTCTAAAGAGCCGTCTAATGAGAACAGAGTGATGGCCATGCCTGAGCACACCTGCAGGATCCTGGACTTCAGCCCTATGGACCAAATTCATTTTGTTAGTCTGCGCAA gACTATGATTGAGAAGCCTTTTTATAGATACCACGATCTTCAAGCTGGTCAGATTGTagag GGGACGGTGTCAGTCCTGCTGCATCATGGCATGGTGGTTCATCTGTCTGACCACATTAAAGGCCTGGTGCCTCGCACCCACCTGTCTGATATCCTCCTAAAGAACCCAGAGAAGAAGTACATGGAGGGCATGAAGATTAAATGTCGG GTGCTGACAGTAGAAGCAGAGAATAAGAAGTTGTACCTGACCAGAAAGAAGGCCCTGATTGAAAGCCCCCTGCCATTGTTCCTCAGCTATGCTGATGCCCGTCCAGGCCGCGTGTCCCACGGATACGTCGTCTGCATCAAAGACTTTGGCTGCATCGTTCGTTTCTACAACAATGTCAAGGGACTGGTGCCGCTCAGGGAGCTCAGCTCAGAACCCATCTTGACCCCTCAAGAGGTCTTCTACGTGGGGCAG GTGTTAAAGGCTAAAGTTCTTCAGTGTGACCCCGATAAGTCGAAGATGGTGCTGTCATTTAAGGCTGCGGTGGAGGGAGTCACAGAGGCCCCTCCCAAACCAGAGTTTGACTGTGAGGTGGGGAAG AGGCTGGAGGCCAGGGTCCTGAAAAAGTTACTCAACGGCCTAGAGGTGGCCATCCTCCCCGATGAGTTCCGTGCCGTACTTCCAACAATGCATCTTTCTGATCACATGTCCAACTGCCCTCTGCTGTGGGAGAGCCTGCAGGAGGGAGACAGTGTCTCAAACCTCATCTGCTTCAACAACACCAAACAGAATGTC AGCCTCACCAAGAAACCGACAGTGAGGTGGTCACTGGAGGAAGGAGTGGTTGCAAAGGATTTCTCTGAAATAAAAGTTGGAAtgcagctgattggctggatCAAGAACATCATGGCCTATGGCGTCTTTGTAGAGTTCCCATACGGCCTTGTTGGTCTCGCACCCAAGTCG GCCATGACCGACAAGTTCCTCAGTGATACGACAGCTGCCTTCCAGCTGGGCCAGACGGTGTTTGCTAAAGTGACCAACCTGGATGAGGAGAAGCGACGTTTCCTGGTCACGCTGAAGATTTCAGAGGTCACGTCTCCAGAGGGTGACGTCCAGACCAGACTCATTAATGGTCTGCAGGAGAGAAAAGTGGTGACTGAAATGTTAGCGATGAGAG ATAACAGTGATCTCCACCAGCAGctggctgctctgtctgtcGGCGAGAAGCTGAAGCTGACTGTAGATACTGTGACGGACAGCGGTGCCATCTTTACGTCTGATGATTTGGCCGGTGCTACCATACAGGCCACCAAGCACCACGTCATGG GTTCAAAATTGACCCCAGGACAGAAAGTTACTGCGGCCATCCTCCATATTGACATAATGTCAACATGTATCCATGTGTCCATCCTTTCCAAGCTGTTGGGGAAGAAGAAATCT ttaACCGAAGGCTCAAAGTACACAGCAATAATACAGCACATCGACAAAGACTTTGCCGTCATCTCACTGGACGATACGGCACAGCTGACTGTCATCCAAACCAGGAGCCACCTGAACGAGGTCTCCCTGTTCGAGTCGGACAAGCTGAAAGCAGGCATGACTTTGGCCGTTGAGGTTATAGAACCCAGCTGTCAGGAGGTGCAGGGGCTCGCTCTTGTGTCGTGGCATCGTACTGCCTCCAAACGACAGCGCACGGCCTCAGAGAACCAGCCAGGCTCCAAGGGTCACTGCTTTGGCGATATCGTGCAGGGTAAAGTGCGGACGGTGAAGCCTACCTCCATCCAGATCACACTCGAGGATGGAAGCACGGGCAACGTTCACGTGTCTGAAGTGGTGGAGGTCTCAGAAGTGTGTCAGGGATATTTCCCCACATCCTCGGTTAAGGTGGGCAGTATGGTCACAGCCAGGGTCATTGGAGGACGAGAAGCCTCCAGTCACAG ATTCTTGCCCTTCTCCCATCCCAAATATACATACACCATTCCTGAGCTCACGCTTATACTCAG CAAACTGGATAAGAGCACAAACTTAAAACCAGTTACACcaaaagacaaactgaacagCTATAAGGTCGGAGAAGAAATCACATGCTTTGTATCAAAG TTTAATCCAGAGAAGAAGTCTTTGGAGGTCACCAGTGATCTATGTGTTACTGGGACAGTTGAACTGCTGGCTATGATCACTGATCCAAAG GATGCCGGCCACCCGGAGAAACTCTACAAGCTGGGCCAAGCAGTCCGTGCCCAAGTGGTGGAGGTGAACGCCAAACCTCAGCGCCTCGTGCTCTCACTCACTG GTGTCCATAAGCTGGAGAAAGGCACTGTTACTTTGGGGATGGTGACTAATATTCTGCCACAAGTTGGCCTAATGGTCAAACTTCCCTTTGGCAGCATGGGGACTGTTGCTGTCACTGACCTGGCTGATGCCTATAAGCCAAACCTCTTGAAAGGGTACAGCAAGAACCAGCTGCTCAG GTGTTTCCTTCTTGGGAGTGAAAATGGCAAGTGGCGGTTGTCTCTACGTCCATCAAG GCTGAATCCACAGCAGGCCAAGCCGGTGAAGGACCCAGAAGTTTTGTCTATAAACGAACTGAAGACAGGCCAGATCATCAGAGGCTTCGTCAAGTCTGTGGGAGAGCAGGGAATCTTCATCAG GTTGTCCTGGAGCATCACAGGAAGAGCTGAACTTCAGAAATCTACCAAGTACTTTGTCAGCAACCACAAGGTCCTCTCTGAGCATCTTCCTCCCAACACCCTGCTCACTACCAAGATCGCCAG TATTgacaaagaggaggagctgGTCAACCTATCTCTGCTCCAAGAGGACACCGGGAAGCCCGACATCCTTCCAGAATCTCTCAGTCTGCCGCTACGTCTGAtcggagaggagaagaagacataCGATCAGAAGAAGAAACGCAAACTGTCTGAGAGTGAACAG AAACAGGCAGAGGtcccaaagaaaaagaagaagaagacaaagaaagcaaagacTGATGACAGTGACAGCGGAGTGGAGGTATacttcagagaagaagaagaagatgaagaagagccCAAATCTGATGCT GTGATGCAAAGCTCAGTGGGTCCATCCAGACTacaggtggcagcaggtttcTCTTGGGACGTAGGACTGAGCTCCCTGAAGCCTGCGTCCACAGCGGAGGAGGCGGACTTCAGCGATGGAGAGGACCAAGACAGAAGCAGCAAG CCCCAGAAGAAGACTCGCCATGAGCTCGAGCAGGAGAAAAAGGCAGCAGAGAAGGCCCTGGTAGAGCGCGAAGCTCAGCTGATGGATCCGAGCCTGCGGCCCCAGGATTCAGCCGCCTTCGAGCGCTTGCTGCTTGGTTCACCCAACAGCTCCTTGCTTTGGCTACAGTACATGGCTCACCATCTACAGGCTACCCAGATCGAGCAGGCCCGCGCTGTGGCCGAAAGGGCCCTCAAAACCATCTCCTTCAG ggaggagcaggagaagctGAATGTGTGGGTGGCCCTGCTGAACCTGGAGAACATGTATGGCACAGAGGAGAGCCTAAAGAAAGTTTTTGAGCGGGCGCAGCAGTTCTGTGAGCCCATGCCCGTTTACCAGCAGCTGGCTGACATCTACGCAAAGTCCGACAAGACCAAG GAGGCAGAGGGCCTGTATAAGACGATGGTGAAGCGTTTCCGTCAGAATAAGGCGGTTTGGCTGAACTACGGGACCTTCCTGCTCCAGCAGGGTCAGAGTGACGCTGCCAGTGCTCTCCTGCAGAGGGCGTTGAAGAGCCTGCCCTCCAAAGAAA GTGTGGATGTGATCGGCAAGTTCGCTCAGCTGGAGTTCCGCTATGGCGATGCAGAGAAAGGTCGTGCCATGTTTGACAAAGTCCTGACGAGCTATCCAAAACGTACAGACCTCTGGTCCGTCTTCATCGACCTCATGGTCAAACATGGATCACAGAAGGATGTCAG GGCACTCTTTGATCGTGTGATCCACCTGAGCGTTTCAGTGAAAAAGATCAAGTTCTTCTTCAAGCGCTACTTGGAGTACGAGAAGAAGAACGGCACCCCACAGAGCGTCCAGGCAGTCAAAGAGAAGGCCATGGAGTTTGTGGAAGCTAAAGGCACCGAGGCTGCCAACTAA
- the pdcd11 gene encoding protein RRP5 homolog isoform X1 yields the protein MASVEEDFPRGGTAKKHAESKIVVQRTEVDNLFQSNEPVETKKRKGAVKDDGKKLKKPKTGKEKEGLTLNAAAKCVEILHLKNVKEGMLMLGSVKEVTDFEVTVSLPCGMQGYLSIKHICDSYAKLLTEQLDSADTEEICSLPHLLYPGMVFRCMVAKLDTAKSGSLSIRLSIDPKQVNKALTSSSLKAGMILSGCVESVEDHGYIVDIGIKGTKAFLPRKSVKDKHNNSEELKVGQYLTSQVEEVKNEGRVVHLSVSPPNVAQAYAEPEQGWNLTNLLPGLLVKATIKKVTKHGLILDFLSSFSGQVDFLHMEPDQASSYTEGAEVRACVLYVEPSTRLVALSLRSYLLQPGAKVDPLPAGGDRIGEVVKDCKMTAMHHMSGAMLELPDKTKAFVHRNHLKESKEPSNENRVMAMPEHTCRILDFSPMDQIHFVSLRKTMIEKPFYRYHDLQAGQIVEGTVSVLLHHGMVVHLSDHIKGLVPRTHLSDILLKNPEKKYMEGMKIKCRVLTVEAENKKLYLTRKKALIESPLPLFLSYADARPGRVSHGYVVCIKDFGCIVRFYNNVKGLVPLRELSSEPILTPQEVFYVGQVLKAKVLQCDPDKSKMVLSFKAAVEGVTEAPPKPEFDCEVGKRLEARVLKKLLNGLEVAILPDEFRAVLPTMHLSDHMSNCPLLWESLQEGDSVSNLICFNNTKQNVSLTKKPTVRWSLEEGVVAKDFSEIKVGMQLIGWIKNIMAYGVFVEFPYGLVGLAPKSAMTDKFLSDTTAAFQLGQTVFAKVTNLDEEKRRFLVTLKISEVTSPEGDVQTRLINGLQERKVVTEMLAMRDNSDLHQQLAALSVGEKLKLTVDTVTDSGAIFTSDDLAGATIQATKHHVMGSKLTPGQKVTAAILHIDIMSTCIHVSILSKLLGKKKSLTEGSKYTAIIQHIDKDFAVISLDDTAQLTVIQTRSHLNEVSLFESDKLKAGMTLAVEVIEPSCQEVQGLALVSWHRTASKRQRTASENQPGSKGHCFGDIVQGKVRTVKPTSIQITLEDGSTGNVHVSEVVEVSEVCQGYFPTSSVKVGSMVTARVIGGREASSHRFLPFSHPKYTYTIPELTLILSKLDKSTNLKPVTPKDKLNSYKVGEEITCFVSKFNPEKKSLEVTSDLCVTGTVELLAMITDPKDAGHPEKLYKLGQAVRAQVVEVNAKPQRLVLSLTGVHKLEKGTVTLGMVTNILPQVGLMVKLPFGSMGTVAVTDLADAYKPNLLKGYSKNQLLRCFLLGSENGKWRLSLRPSRLNPQQAKPVKDPEVLSINELKTGQIIRGFVKSVGEQGIFIRLSWSITGRAELQKSTKYFVSNHKVLSEHLPPNTLLTTKIASIDKEEELVNLSLLQEDTGKPDILPESLSLPLRLIGEEKKTYDQKKKRKLSESEQKQAEVPKKKKKKTKKAKTDDSDSGVEVYFREEEEDEEEPKSDAQVMQSSVGPSRLQVAAGFSWDVGLSSLKPASTAEEADFSDGEDQDRSSKPQKKTRHELEQEKKAAEKALVEREAQLMDPSLRPQDSAAFERLLLGSPNSSLLWLQYMAHHLQATQIEQARAVAERALKTISFREEQEKLNVWVALLNLENMYGTEESLKKVFERAQQFCEPMPVYQQLADIYAKSDKTKEAEGLYKTMVKRFRQNKAVWLNYGTFLLQQGQSDAASALLQRALKSLPSKESVDVIGKFAQLEFRYGDAEKGRAMFDKVLTSYPKRTDLWSVFIDLMVKHGSQKDVRALFDRVIHLSVSVKKIKFFFKRYLEYEKKNGTPQSVQAVKEKAMEFVEAKGTEAAN from the exons ATGGCATCAGTGGAAGAGGACTTCCCTCGAGGGGGGACGGCAAAGAAACATGCTGAGAGTAAAATAGTGGTGCAGCGGACAGAAGTGGACAACTTGTTCCAG TCAAACGAACCAGTGGAAACTAAGAAAAGAAAGGGGGCGGTCAAAGATGACGGCAAGAAGCTCAAGAAACCGAAGACgggcaaagaaaaagaaggtctGACGCTGAATGCAGCAGCCAAGTGTGTGGAAATCCTACATCTCAAG AATGTGAAGGAGGGTATGCTGATGCTGGGCAGTGTGAAGGAGGTAACAGACTTTGAGGTGACTGTCAGCCTCCCTTGTGGCATGCAAGGCTACCTGAGCATCAAGCACATCTGTGACTCGTACGCCAAGCTGCTCACAGAGCAACTGGATTCAGCTGATACAGAG GAGATCTGCTCTTTACCACACCTCCTCTACCCTGGCATGGTGTTCAGGTGTATGGTTGCCAAGTTGGATACAGCCAAAAGTGGCTCTCTAAGCATCCGGCTGTCAATCGATCCAAAGCAGGTCAACAAGGCTCTCACCTCAAGCTCTCTGAAAGCTGGCATG ATCTTGAGTGGATGTGTGGAGAGTGTGGAGGATCATGGCTACATAGTTGACATCGGCATCAAAGGAACCAAAGCCTTCCTACCCAGGAAATcagtaaaagacaaacataataACTCAGAAG AGCTGAAAGTGGGTCAGTATCTGACTTCTCAAGTGGAAGAAGTGAAGAATGAAGGACGTGTGGTCCACCTTTCTGTCAGCCCCCCGAACGTCGCACAGGCCTATGCTGAACCCGAGCAGGGCTGGAACCTCACTAACCTTCTGCCTGGTCTTCTGGTCAAAGCTACGATCAAAAAG GTGACCAAACATGGACTGATCCTGGACTTCCTGTCCTCCTTCAGTGGCCAGGTGGACTTTCTCCACATGGAGCCAGATCAGGCATCCAGCTACACAGAGGGAGCCGAG GTTCGGGCATGTGTGCTGTATGTGGAGCCGTCAACTCGCCTGGTAGCCCTGAGCCTGCGCAGCTACCTCCTTCAGCCCGGGGCCAAAGTTGACCCCTTGCCTGCTGGAGGTGATCGCATTGGAGAGGTTGTGAAGGACTGCAAGATGACTGCTATGCACCACATGTCTGGAGCCATGTTGGAACTGCCAGACAAAACGAAGGCCTTTGTACAT AGGAACCACCTGAAGGAGTCTAAAGAGCCGTCTAATGAGAACAGAGTGATGGCCATGCCTGAGCACACCTGCAGGATCCTGGACTTCAGCCCTATGGACCAAATTCATTTTGTTAGTCTGCGCAA gACTATGATTGAGAAGCCTTTTTATAGATACCACGATCTTCAAGCTGGTCAGATTGTagag GGGACGGTGTCAGTCCTGCTGCATCATGGCATGGTGGTTCATCTGTCTGACCACATTAAAGGCCTGGTGCCTCGCACCCACCTGTCTGATATCCTCCTAAAGAACCCAGAGAAGAAGTACATGGAGGGCATGAAGATTAAATGTCGG GTGCTGACAGTAGAAGCAGAGAATAAGAAGTTGTACCTGACCAGAAAGAAGGCCCTGATTGAAAGCCCCCTGCCATTGTTCCTCAGCTATGCTGATGCCCGTCCAGGCCGCGTGTCCCACGGATACGTCGTCTGCATCAAAGACTTTGGCTGCATCGTTCGTTTCTACAACAATGTCAAGGGACTGGTGCCGCTCAGGGAGCTCAGCTCAGAACCCATCTTGACCCCTCAAGAGGTCTTCTACGTGGGGCAG GTGTTAAAGGCTAAAGTTCTTCAGTGTGACCCCGATAAGTCGAAGATGGTGCTGTCATTTAAGGCTGCGGTGGAGGGAGTCACAGAGGCCCCTCCCAAACCAGAGTTTGACTGTGAGGTGGGGAAG AGGCTGGAGGCCAGGGTCCTGAAAAAGTTACTCAACGGCCTAGAGGTGGCCATCCTCCCCGATGAGTTCCGTGCCGTACTTCCAACAATGCATCTTTCTGATCACATGTCCAACTGCCCTCTGCTGTGGGAGAGCCTGCAGGAGGGAGACAGTGTCTCAAACCTCATCTGCTTCAACAACACCAAACAGAATGTC AGCCTCACCAAGAAACCGACAGTGAGGTGGTCACTGGAGGAAGGAGTGGTTGCAAAGGATTTCTCTGAAATAAAAGTTGGAAtgcagctgattggctggatCAAGAACATCATGGCCTATGGCGTCTTTGTAGAGTTCCCATACGGCCTTGTTGGTCTCGCACCCAAGTCG GCCATGACCGACAAGTTCCTCAGTGATACGACAGCTGCCTTCCAGCTGGGCCAGACGGTGTTTGCTAAAGTGACCAACCTGGATGAGGAGAAGCGACGTTTCCTGGTCACGCTGAAGATTTCAGAGGTCACGTCTCCAGAGGGTGACGTCCAGACCAGACTCATTAATGGTCTGCAGGAGAGAAAAGTGGTGACTGAAATGTTAGCGATGAGAG ATAACAGTGATCTCCACCAGCAGctggctgctctgtctgtcGGCGAGAAGCTGAAGCTGACTGTAGATACTGTGACGGACAGCGGTGCCATCTTTACGTCTGATGATTTGGCCGGTGCTACCATACAGGCCACCAAGCACCACGTCATGG GTTCAAAATTGACCCCAGGACAGAAAGTTACTGCGGCCATCCTCCATATTGACATAATGTCAACATGTATCCATGTGTCCATCCTTTCCAAGCTGTTGGGGAAGAAGAAATCT ttaACCGAAGGCTCAAAGTACACAGCAATAATACAGCACATCGACAAAGACTTTGCCGTCATCTCACTGGACGATACGGCACAGCTGACTGTCATCCAAACCAGGAGCCACCTGAACGAGGTCTCCCTGTTCGAGTCGGACAAGCTGAAAGCAGGCATGACTTTGGCCGTTGAGGTTATAGAACCCAGCTGTCAGGAGGTGCAGGGGCTCGCTCTTGTGTCGTGGCATCGTACTGCCTCCAAACGACAGCGCACGGCCTCAGAGAACCAGCCAGGCTCCAAGGGTCACTGCTTTGGCGATATCGTGCAGGGTAAAGTGCGGACGGTGAAGCCTACCTCCATCCAGATCACACTCGAGGATGGAAGCACGGGCAACGTTCACGTGTCTGAAGTGGTGGAGGTCTCAGAAGTGTGTCAGGGATATTTCCCCACATCCTCGGTTAAGGTGGGCAGTATGGTCACAGCCAGGGTCATTGGAGGACGAGAAGCCTCCAGTCACAG ATTCTTGCCCTTCTCCCATCCCAAATATACATACACCATTCCTGAGCTCACGCTTATACTCAG CAAACTGGATAAGAGCACAAACTTAAAACCAGTTACACcaaaagacaaactgaacagCTATAAGGTCGGAGAAGAAATCACATGCTTTGTATCAAAG TTTAATCCAGAGAAGAAGTCTTTGGAGGTCACCAGTGATCTATGTGTTACTGGGACAGTTGAACTGCTGGCTATGATCACTGATCCAAAG GATGCCGGCCACCCGGAGAAACTCTACAAGCTGGGCCAAGCAGTCCGTGCCCAAGTGGTGGAGGTGAACGCCAAACCTCAGCGCCTCGTGCTCTCACTCACTG GTGTCCATAAGCTGGAGAAAGGCACTGTTACTTTGGGGATGGTGACTAATATTCTGCCACAAGTTGGCCTAATGGTCAAACTTCCCTTTGGCAGCATGGGGACTGTTGCTGTCACTGACCTGGCTGATGCCTATAAGCCAAACCTCTTGAAAGGGTACAGCAAGAACCAGCTGCTCAG GTGTTTCCTTCTTGGGAGTGAAAATGGCAAGTGGCGGTTGTCTCTACGTCCATCAAG GCTGAATCCACAGCAGGCCAAGCCGGTGAAGGACCCAGAAGTTTTGTCTATAAACGAACTGAAGACAGGCCAGATCATCAGAGGCTTCGTCAAGTCTGTGGGAGAGCAGGGAATCTTCATCAG GTTGTCCTGGAGCATCACAGGAAGAGCTGAACTTCAGAAATCTACCAAGTACTTTGTCAGCAACCACAAGGTCCTCTCTGAGCATCTTCCTCCCAACACCCTGCTCACTACCAAGATCGCCAG TATTgacaaagaggaggagctgGTCAACCTATCTCTGCTCCAAGAGGACACCGGGAAGCCCGACATCCTTCCAGAATCTCTCAGTCTGCCGCTACGTCTGAtcggagaggagaagaagacataCGATCAGAAGAAGAAACGCAAACTGTCTGAGAGTGAACAG AAACAGGCAGAGGtcccaaagaaaaagaagaagaagacaaagaaagcaaagacTGATGACAGTGACAGCGGAGTGGAGGTATacttcagagaagaagaagaagatgaagaagagccCAAATCTGATGCT CAGGTGATGCAAAGCTCAGTGGGTCCATCCAGACTacaggtggcagcaggtttcTCTTGGGACGTAGGACTGAGCTCCCTGAAGCCTGCGTCCACAGCGGAGGAGGCGGACTTCAGCGATGGAGAGGACCAAGACAGAAGCAGCAAG CCCCAGAAGAAGACTCGCCATGAGCTCGAGCAGGAGAAAAAGGCAGCAGAGAAGGCCCTGGTAGAGCGCGAAGCTCAGCTGATGGATCCGAGCCTGCGGCCCCAGGATTCAGCCGCCTTCGAGCGCTTGCTGCTTGGTTCACCCAACAGCTCCTTGCTTTGGCTACAGTACATGGCTCACCATCTACAGGCTACCCAGATCGAGCAGGCCCGCGCTGTGGCCGAAAGGGCCCTCAAAACCATCTCCTTCAG ggaggagcaggagaagctGAATGTGTGGGTGGCCCTGCTGAACCTGGAGAACATGTATGGCACAGAGGAGAGCCTAAAGAAAGTTTTTGAGCGGGCGCAGCAGTTCTGTGAGCCCATGCCCGTTTACCAGCAGCTGGCTGACATCTACGCAAAGTCCGACAAGACCAAG GAGGCAGAGGGCCTGTATAAGACGATGGTGAAGCGTTTCCGTCAGAATAAGGCGGTTTGGCTGAACTACGGGACCTTCCTGCTCCAGCAGGGTCAGAGTGACGCTGCCAGTGCTCTCCTGCAGAGGGCGTTGAAGAGCCTGCCCTCCAAAGAAA GTGTGGATGTGATCGGCAAGTTCGCTCAGCTGGAGTTCCGCTATGGCGATGCAGAGAAAGGTCGTGCCATGTTTGACAAAGTCCTGACGAGCTATCCAAAACGTACAGACCTCTGGTCCGTCTTCATCGACCTCATGGTCAAACATGGATCACAGAAGGATGTCAG GGCACTCTTTGATCGTGTGATCCACCTGAGCGTTTCAGTGAAAAAGATCAAGTTCTTCTTCAAGCGCTACTTGGAGTACGAGAAGAAGAACGGCACCCCACAGAGCGTCCAGGCAGTCAAAGAGAAGGCCATGGAGTTTGTGGAAGCTAAAGGCACCGAGGCTGCCAACTAA